GTGAAATGAAAATGTTCATGTTTTCCTCCTAACGTAAAAAGCCTCCATCAACCTTAAGTACCGTATCAGTTACATAATCACTTAACTCACTAGACAAAAAGAGCACATTATTAGCAACTTCTTTCGTAGAACCAAGCTTTTTAGCATTGGTGAACCGCAAAAAGTTAGCTAACTTTTCCTTCGGTACGTGATCTATCATATCTGTTTGAATCATGCCTGGAGCAATGGCGTTTATAGAAATTCCTTTCTCATGATACTTTCTGGCTAATAATCGGGTAAGCCCTATTATCGCACCTTTAGATGTCCCATAATTCGTTTGGGCTTCCCGTCCCGCCACTCCTGTAACCGATACTACATTAACAATTTTTCCTGTTTTTTGTGCTTCCATATAAGGGAGGGCTTCTGAACAGCAGGTATATGTTCCTCCAAAATTTATACTGAGGACTTTTTGCCAATCTTGCTCATCCATTTGAAATAGAAATTGATCTTGTGTAATCCCTGCATTATTGACCAATATATCTATTTGCCCGTGACTCTTTATAATGTTCTTAAAAAGAGTATGTATAAAAGCTCGATCTTCCACAGAGCCTTTAACGTAAGTTGCGCTTATTTGCTCTCGGTTTAATACTCCCTCAATCTGCCGAGCAGCCGCATCATTGGAAGCATAAATCCCATAGACAAAAGCCCCTTGAGCAACAAATATTTCGACAATCTCTTTTCCAATACCACGAGTAGCCCCTGTTACAATAGCTACTTTTTCATTTAATAGCATAAATGTCACCCCTTTTTTCTATAGAGGGGAGTGTAACCGAAGCTACACCCCAAACCTCTAAGTTTAGGTTTAGCTACTTACTTTGTCTTTTAGTTGCTCCTCAACAAAAGCGGATAAAGTGGCAACAGAATAGAAATGCTTGCGAATATCTTCTTCTTCTAACCCTTGAACTTTCACAGCAAATTCAGCTTCTACGCCCGATACAACATCAAGAGCTTCGACAGAATCAAGACCTAGCCCATCCCCAAACAACGGTTCCTCATCTTCGATTTCCTCTGCTTCAATGTCCTCTAACTCTAATCGCTCAAT
The genomic region above belongs to Bacillus sp. A301a_S52 and contains:
- the fabG gene encoding 3-oxoacyl-ACP reductase FabG, with amino-acid sequence MLLNEKVAIVTGATRGIGKEIVEIFVAQGAFVYGIYASNDAAARQIEGVLNREQISATYVKGSVEDRAFIHTLFKNIIKSHGQIDILVNNAGITQDQFLFQMDEQDWQKVLSINFGGTYTCCSEALPYMEAQKTGKIVNVVSVTGVAGREAQTNYGTSKGAIIGLTRLLARKYHEKGISINAIAPGMIQTDMIDHVPKEKLANFLRFTNAKKLGSTKEVANNVLFLSSELSDYVTDTVLKVDGGFLR
- a CDS encoding acyl carrier protein, giving the protein MKTVSEIKEIIKVNILIERLELEDIEAEEIEDEEPLFGDGLGLDSVEALDVVSGVEAEFAVKVQGLEEEDIRKHFYSVATLSAFVEEQLKDKVSS